From a region of the Acidimicrobiales bacterium genome:
- a CDS encoding transposase: protein MVAWHRSRATNGPAEAVNNLIKRVKRVAFGFRKFRHYRIRSLLYAGRPNWDLLAGITPR from the coding sequence ATCGTCGCCTGGCACCGATCCCGAGCCACGAACGGGCCCGCCGAGGCCGTCAACAACCTCATCAAGCGGGTCAAGCGGGTCGCGTTCGGGTTCCGGAAGTTCCGCCACTACCGGATCCGCTCGCTGCTCTACGCCGGCCGCCCCAACTGGGACCTACTCGCCGGCATCACTCCCCGCTGA